A stretch of the Lactuca sativa cultivar Salinas chromosome 9, Lsat_Salinas_v11, whole genome shotgun sequence genome encodes the following:
- the LOC111906681 gene encoding protein PHOSPHATE-INDUCED 1, with protein MASAALFFLHFLFLLSIFQPSLATRRLTELVQNSSPLLQYHNGALLTGDISVNLIWYGNFKPSQKAIITDFITSLSSASLKSQIQPSVATWWKTTDKYYSKTKKPSLRLGKQVSDPDCSLGKSLSDKHLLQLAAKGEPTNAVNIVLTANDVAVFRFCSGRCGTHGHGSSSIVKGKNNKFAYIWVGNSETQCPGQCAWPFHQPIYGPQGAPLIAPNNDVGVDGMVINLATLLAGTATNPFGNGYYQGDAGAPLEAASSCSGLYGKGAYPGYAGDLLLETTTGASFNAHGTNGRKYLLPALFDPSTSKCSTLV; from the coding sequence ATGGCTTCCGCTGCTCTTTTCTTCCTACACTTTCTCTTTCTGTTGTCTATTTTCCAACCTTCACTTGCAACTAGACGACTCACTGAGTTAGTCCAGAACTCGTCTCCCCTTTTGCAATACCACAACGGTGCCCTCCTCACCGGCGACATCTCCGTCAACCTCATTTGGTATGGCAACTTCAAACCCTCCCAGAAAGCCATCATCACCGATTTCATCACCTCCCTGTCCTCCGCCTCACTCAAATCCCAGATCCAACCTTCCGTCGCCACATGGTGGAAGACAACAGACAAATACTACTCGAAAACAAAGAAACCCTCCCTCCGACTCGGTAAACAAGTATCCGACCCGGATTGCTCACTCGGGAAATCATTATCAGACAAACACCTCCTCCAGTTAGCTGCAAAGGGTGAACCGACGAACGCCGTGAACATCGTGTTAACGGCAAACGACGTGGCAGTTTTTCGTTTTTGCTCCGGTAGGTGTGGAACCCATGGCCATGGATCATCTTCCATTGTAAAAGGTAAAAACAACAAGTTTGCTTACATCTGGGTTGGCAACTCGGAGACTCAGTGTCCTGGTCAATGCGCGTGGCCATTCCATCAACCGATTTACGGACCACAGGGTGCACCACTGATCGCACCGAACAACGACGTGGGTGTGGATGGAATGGTGATAAATCTGGCTACTCTTTTGGCTGGAACTGCTACAAATCCATTTGGAAATGGGTATTATCAGGGGGATGCTGGTGCACCATTAGAAGCTGCATCTTCTTGTTCGGGGTTGTATGGGAAAGGGGCGTATCCAGGTTATGCCGGAGATTTGTTGTTGGAGACGACGACAGGTGCAAGTTTCAATGCACATGGTACAAACGGGAGGAAGTATTTGCTTCCTGCTTTATTTGACCCCTCTACTTCTAAATGTTCCACTTTGGTTTAA
- the LOC111906682 gene encoding protein PHOSPHATE-INDUCED 1, producing the protein MASAALFFLHLLFLLSIFQPSLATRRLTELVQNSSPLLQYHNGALLTGDISVNLIWYGNFKPSQKAIITDFITSLSSASLKSQIQPSVATWWKTTDKYYSKTKKPSLRLGKQVSDPDCSLGKSLSDKHLLQLAAKGEPTNAVNIVLTANDVAVFRFCSGRCGTHGHGSSSIVKGKNNKFAYIWVGNSETQCPGQCAWPFHQPIYGPQGAPLIAPNNDVGVDGMVINLATLLAGTATNPFGNGYYQGDAGAPLEAASSCSGVYGKGAYPGYAGDLLLETTTGASFNAHGTNGRKYLLPALFDPSTSKCSTLV; encoded by the coding sequence ATGGCTTCCGCTGCTCTTTTCTTCCTACACCTTCTCTTTCTATTGTCTATTTTCCAACCTTCACTTGCAACTAGACGACTCACTGAGTTAGTCCAGAACTCGTCTCCCCTTTTGCAATACCACAACGGTGCCCTCCTCACCGGCGACATCTCCGTCAACCTCATTTGGTATGGCAACTTCAAACCCTCCCAGAAAGCCATCATCACCGATTTCATCACCTCCCTCTCCTCCGCCTCACTCAAATCCCAGATCCAACCTTCCGTCGCCACATGGTGGAAGACAACAGACAAATACTACTCGAAAACAAAGAAACCCTCCCTCCGACTCGGTAAACAAGTATCCGACCCGGATTGCTCACTCGGGAAATCATTATCAGACAAACACCTCCTCCAGTTAGCTGCAAAGGGTGAACCGACGAACGCCGTGAACATCGTGTTAACGGCAAACGACGTGGCAGTTTTTCGTTTTTGCTCCGGTAGGTGTGGAACCCATGGCCATGGATCATCTTCCATTGTAAAAGGTAAAAACAACAAGTTTGCTTACATCTGGGTTGGCAACTCGGAGACTCAGTGTCCTGGTCAATGCGCGTGGCCATTCCATCAACCGATTTACGGACCACAGGGTGCACCACTGATCGCACCGAACAACGACGTGGGTGTGGATGGAATGGTGATAAATCTGGCTACTCTTTTGGCTGGAACTGCTACAAATCCATTTGGGAATGGGTATTATCAGGGGGATGCTGGTGCACCATTAGAAGCTGCATCTTCTTGTTCGGGGGTGTATGGGAAAGGGGCGTATCCAGGTTATGCCGGAGATTTGTTGTTGGAGACGACGACGGGTGCAAGTTTCAATGCACATGGTACAAACGGGAGGAAGTATTTGCTTCCTGCTTTATTTGATCCCTCTACTTCTAAATGTTCCACTTTGGTTTAA